The following proteins are encoded in a genomic region of Paenibacillus sp. FSL H3-0469:
- a CDS encoding tetraprenyl-beta-curcumene synthase family protein: MNEFEQGRNRSPRGPIGLMKRVYKYVLPEVRSCLDFWRKDAEGIPDPELRKQALASIETKQFHCEGGGIYAAGNLSMRHILIPLIVAYQTISDYLDNLCDRSTSLDPADFRLLHKSMLDAVTPGAEPVNYYALRTEQNDGGYLHRLVRKCQEMTSRLPGYGAAAEEVYNLAVLYTDLQVYKHIHPELREAALKEWWEKEGHRAPHLQWNEFAAATGSTLGVFMLFLASCDPKLSTVASSSIRAAYFPNVCGLHIMLDYLIDQDEDRAGGDLNFCNYYENTDMMLNRIASIVEWARKDVRSLPENSMHRMIIEGLLALYLSDPKVSEQREVRSVSRRLMKNSPLTRLFFFVNSRWIRKHMY; encoded by the coding sequence TTGAATGAATTTGAGCAAGGCCGTAACCGTAGTCCGCGCGGTCCTATTGGACTCATGAAGAGGGTCTATAAGTACGTGCTGCCGGAAGTGCGATCATGTCTCGATTTCTGGCGCAAGGATGCAGAAGGAATTCCCGATCCCGAGCTCCGCAAGCAAGCGCTTGCCAGCATTGAAACGAAGCAGTTTCATTGCGAAGGCGGCGGAATCTATGCCGCCGGCAATTTGTCGATGAGACATATACTGATTCCGCTAATTGTTGCCTATCAGACGATCAGTGATTATTTGGACAACCTGTGTGACCGCAGTACTTCGCTTGACCCGGCTGATTTCCGGCTGCTGCATAAGTCTATGCTGGATGCGGTTACCCCCGGCGCAGAGCCTGTGAACTATTACGCGCTGCGCACGGAACAGAATGACGGCGGATACCTGCACAGACTGGTCCGCAAATGCCAGGAGATGACCTCCCGGCTACCCGGATACGGTGCTGCTGCTGAAGAGGTCTATAATCTGGCCGTATTGTATACCGATCTTCAGGTCTATAAGCACATTCACCCGGAGCTTAGAGAAGCTGCCCTCAAGGAATGGTGGGAGAAGGAGGGGCACCGGGCGCCTCATCTCCAGTGGAATGAATTTGCGGCCGCAACCGGTTCAACCCTAGGCGTATTTATGCTTTTTCTGGCATCCTGTGATCCTAAGCTAAGTACAGTGGCATCCTCATCCATTCGTGCTGCTTATTTTCCGAATGTGTGCGGTCTGCATATCATGCTGGATTATCTGATTGACCAGGATGAAGACCGGGCCGGCGGTGATCTCAATTTCTGCAATTATTATGAGAATACGGATATGATGCTGAACCGGATCGCTTCCATTGTGGAGTGGGCCCGCAAGGATGTCCGTAGTCTTCCCGAGAACTCCATGCACCGTATGATCATCGAAGGACTGCTGGCCCTCTATTTATCCGATCCCAAGGTTAGTGAGCAGCGGGAGGTCCGCTCGGTATCCCGTAGGCTGATGAAGAATAGTCCGCTGACCAGGCTCTTCTTCTTCGTCAACAGCCGCTGGATACGCAAACACATGTATTAG
- a CDS encoding CoA-disulfide reductase, translated as MSRTIVIIGGVAGGASAAARLRRLNEEDNIIIIERGEHVSFANCGLPYYIGETIDSRDKLFLQTPAGIQARFNIDVRIFTEATAIDRERKQVHCRNVTTGETLHIPYDIVVLSPGAKPIVPPFPGIAEADNLFTLRNIPDTDRIKAYVDNRHPRHATVIGAGFIGLEMAENLRERGLDVTVIDRGEQILNPLDLEMVRPLEEHMRLHGVELRLNEGVEAFEQQGRLVRLSSGGELSTDMVILAIGVSPENDLARSCGLELGIRGAVKVNASLQTSDPAIYAVGDVIEVKDRVQGFDTMVSLAWGANRQGRLAADHINGRKASYTGALGTAIIKLFDMTAALTGNNEKTLRSLGVPFEAVHIHPNSHAGYYPGAAPIALKLLFNPQTGEIYGAQAAGSAGVDKRIDVIATAIRSKLKADKLADLELAYAPPYSSAKDPVNMAGYVASNLMEGLVRNLQWHEVDEFARNGGFIIDVRDEAERLAGYIPGSINIPLAELRERLTAIPGDKEIAVSCQVGLRGYIAARMLTQYGYAVRNVDGGYKTYAAMARGNSTGDSGKSGALVLKKDAPSPASIVHIQEQLSSKPQLLLDACGLQCPGPILKVYETINSMEEGQRVEITATDFGFAADIRQWCSKTGNTLEAVDVSGGKVQALVRKGQDPADRTGGAAEQAAVSEGTTMIVFSGDLDKTIASFIIATGAAAMGKQVTMFFTFWGLNVLRRGQSPQVKKNTLDRIFGLMMPKGTRKLPLSRMNMGGLGAKMIRYTMRRKNVESLENLMQGALNAGVKLMACTMSMDIMGIKQEELIEGVDFGGVASYLGAAEDSGVNLFI; from the coding sequence ATGAGCAGAACTATAGTCATTATCGGCGGAGTTGCCGGAGGGGCATCCGCTGCAGCACGATTAAGAAGATTGAACGAAGAAGATAACATTATAATTATAGAGCGGGGAGAGCATGTTTCTTTTGCCAACTGCGGCTTGCCTTATTATATTGGGGAGACTATTGATTCAAGAGATAAGCTGTTCCTGCAGACACCGGCTGGTATACAGGCGCGCTTTAATATCGATGTGAGAATCTTCACCGAGGCAACGGCGATTGACCGTGAACGCAAGCAGGTACATTGCCGCAATGTTACGACAGGTGAAACGCTGCACATTCCGTATGATATTGTAGTGCTCTCTCCAGGCGCGAAGCCTATCGTTCCGCCGTTTCCCGGAATCGCTGAGGCGGATAACCTGTTTACACTAAGGAATATTCCGGATACAGACCGTATCAAGGCATATGTGGACAACCGTCACCCCCGGCATGCCACTGTAATTGGAGCAGGTTTTATCGGCCTTGAAATGGCTGAGAATCTCCGGGAGCGGGGACTTGACGTAACCGTAATTGACCGGGGGGAGCAGATTCTGAACCCGCTTGACCTGGAGATGGTTCGTCCGCTGGAGGAGCATATGCGTCTGCATGGGGTAGAGCTGCGGCTGAATGAGGGCGTAGAGGCTTTTGAACAACAAGGCCGTCTGGTTCGTCTCTCATCAGGCGGGGAGCTCAGCACGGATATGGTTATTCTGGCGATCGGGGTCAGTCCTGAGAATGACCTGGCCCGAAGCTGCGGGCTTGAGCTGGGCATCCGCGGGGCGGTAAAGGTGAATGCTTCGCTGCAGACAAGTGATCCGGCTATCTATGCTGTTGGAGATGTCATTGAAGTGAAGGACCGTGTTCAGGGGTTCGATACCATGGTGTCCCTTGCCTGGGGTGCCAACCGTCAGGGGCGTCTGGCCGCTGATCATATCAATGGCCGGAAAGCCTCGTATACAGGAGCATTAGGTACTGCGATTATCAAGCTCTTCGATATGACAGCTGCGCTGACCGGAAACAATGAGAAGACGCTTCGTTCACTGGGCGTTCCCTTTGAAGCTGTGCATATCCATCCGAATTCCCACGCCGGCTACTACCCCGGTGCTGCACCGATAGCGCTCAAGCTGCTGTTCAACCCGCAGACAGGTGAGATTTATGGAGCGCAAGCAGCCGGAAGTGCCGGTGTCGACAAAAGAATAGATGTCATTGCCACCGCTATCCGCAGCAAGCTTAAGGCTGATAAGCTGGCGGATCTGGAGCTGGCCTATGCGCCGCCGTATTCCTCGGCCAAAGATCCGGTCAATATGGCGGGCTATGTGGCCTCCAATCTGATGGAGGGACTCGTCCGTAATCTGCAATGGCATGAAGTGGACGAATTCGCCCGCAATGGCGGTTTTATTATTGATGTCCGAGATGAAGCAGAGCGGTTAGCCGGTTATATCCCGGGTTCCATCAATATTCCTCTGGCTGAGCTGAGAGAGCGGCTTACAGCGATTCCGGGGGATAAGGAGATCGCTGTATCCTGTCAGGTAGGGCTGCGCGGCTACATTGCTGCCCGGATGTTAACCCAATACGGATATGCAGTACGAAACGTTGACGGAGGCTACAAAACATACGCAGCAATGGCAAGAGGGAATAGCACTGGAGATTCCGGGAAGTCAGGGGCACTGGTTTTGAAAAAAGATGCCCCGTCTCCCGCCAGTATCGTTCATATCCAGGAACAGCTTAGCAGTAAGCCTCAGCTCTTACTGGATGCTTGCGGATTACAGTGCCCCGGCCCTATACTCAAAGTATATGAGACAATAAATTCTATGGAGGAAGGACAGCGGGTAGAGATCACTGCAACGGATTTCGGGTTTGCCGCTGACATCAGGCAGTGGTGCAGCAAGACGGGGAATACGCTGGAAGCTGTGGATGTATCCGGAGGCAAGGTTCAGGCACTGGTGCGCAAGGGACAAGACCCGGCAGACAGAACCGGGGGAGCGGCGGAACAGGCAGCAGTCTCAGAAGGGACAACAATGATTGTATTCAGCGGAGATCTGGACAAAACGATCGCTTCCTTCATTATTGCAACAGGCGCTGCAGCGATGGGCAAGCAGGTCACCATGTTCTTTACCTTCTGGGGGCTTAATGTTCTGCGCCGGGGGCAGTCACCGCAGGTGAAGAAGAATACACTCGACCGGATATTTGGCCTGATGATGCCGAAGGGAACGCGGAAGCTTCCTTTATCCAGAATGAACATGGGCGGGCTTGGCGCCAAAATGATCCGTTATACGATGCGCCGCAAGAATGTGGAGTCCCTGGAGAATCTGATGCAGGGCGCTCTGAATGCGGGAGTTAAGTTGATGGCCTGCACAATGAGTATGGATATCATGGGCATCAAGCAGGAGGAATTAATTGAAGGTGTAGACTTCGGCGGTGTTGCCAGCTATCTCGGAGCTGCCGAGGACTCAGGCGTGAACCTATTCATCTAG
- a CDS encoding DEAD/DEAH box helicase — protein sequence MKTFAEFGLEPKVLQAITELGFEEATPIQEQAIPLAMAGSDLIGQAQTGTGKTAAFGIPLISKIAREEEKILALIMTPTRELAIQVAEEIGKLTRFKGLRSLAIYGGQDIGRQIRGLKRKPQIIIGTPGRLLDHINRKTIRLDDVQTIVLDEADEMLDMGFMEDIQTILKLVPEERQTMLFSATMPPNIQRLAQQFLKNPQHVSVIPKQISAPLIDQAYIEVPERQKFEALSRLIDMESPDLAIVFGRTKRRVDELAEGLQKRGYSADGLHGDLSQNQRDAVMRKFRDGSIDVLVATDVAARGLDVSGVTHVINFDLPQDPESYVHRIGRTGRAGKEGTAWSFVTPREIDHLHLIERVTRHRITRKPLPTMAEAIEGKQRITAERLLAMVETGELNEYKGIAIQLLEQYDSVQLLSAAMKLLTGDNKDAQIELTPEDPIRAKRRGGKNDIRSGRKPNGGYGGNRSGSGSSSGGGYRGNRDNASGGGYRGNRDNASSGGSTRGGYSSGYGGNSGSSSSYGGGYKGNRDGASRNTDGRSSSRPSSTSTRPAKQDFDA from the coding sequence TTGAAAACATTCGCAGAATTCGGCTTGGAGCCAAAAGTACTTCAAGCAATCACAGAGCTAGGATTTGAGGAAGCAACACCCATTCAGGAGCAGGCTATCCCGCTTGCTATGGCCGGATCGGATCTTATCGGACAGGCACAGACGGGTACAGGTAAGACCGCAGCCTTCGGGATCCCCCTCATCTCCAAGATCGCAAGAGAAGAAGAGAAGATTCTGGCACTGATAATGACGCCAACACGTGAGCTTGCCATCCAGGTTGCTGAAGAGATCGGTAAGTTGACCCGCTTCAAAGGACTTCGTTCACTGGCCATCTACGGCGGGCAGGATATCGGCCGCCAGATCCGCGGACTGAAGAGAAAACCACAGATTATCATTGGTACACCGGGACGCCTCCTGGACCATATCAACCGCAAGACCATCCGCCTGGATGATGTTCAGACGATCGTACTGGATGAAGCCGATGAAATGCTTGACATGGGCTTCATGGAGGATATCCAGACTATCCTCAAGCTCGTTCCTGAAGAACGTCAGACCATGCTCTTCTCGGCTACTATGCCTCCTAACATCCAACGCCTTGCCCAGCAGTTCCTGAAGAACCCGCAGCATGTATCCGTAATTCCTAAGCAGATTAGCGCACCGCTTATCGACCAGGCTTACATTGAAGTGCCTGAACGCCAGAAGTTCGAAGCGCTTAGCCGCTTGATTGACATGGAATCGCCTGATCTGGCGATTGTATTCGGCCGTACGAAGCGCCGGGTAGACGAGCTTGCTGAAGGCTTGCAGAAGCGCGGCTATTCCGCTGACGGCCTGCATGGCGACTTGTCGCAGAATCAGCGTGACGCTGTAATGCGCAAATTCCGCGATGGCAGCATTGATGTACTGGTAGCTACAGACGTAGCTGCACGCGGCCTGGACGTATCCGGCGTAACGCATGTAATCAACTTTGACCTTCCGCAGGACCCTGAGAGCTATGTACACCGTATCGGCCGTACTGGCCGCGCCGGCAAAGAAGGAACGGCATGGTCCTTCGTAACTCCGCGTGAGATTGACCATTTGCACCTGATCGAACGTGTTACCCGTCACCGCATTACCCGCAAACCGCTTCCTACAATGGCTGAGGCTATTGAAGGCAAACAGCGCATTACTGCTGAACGTTTGCTGGCTATGGTTGAGACTGGTGAACTTAATGAATACAAAGGTATTGCCATTCAATTGCTGGAGCAATATGATTCTGTACAGCTGCTGTCCGCAGCGATGAAGCTTCTTACCGGCGACAACAAGGATGCGCAAATTGAATTGACTCCTGAAGATCCGATCCGTGCCAAGCGCCGCGGCGGCAAGAACGATATCCGCAGCGGGCGTAAGCCTAACGGCGGCTATGGCGGCAACCGTTCCGGTTCCGGTTCTAGCTCCGGTGGCGGCTATCGCGGTAACCGGGACAATGCAAGCGGCGGCGGATATCGCGGAAATCGTGACAATGCCAGCAGCGGCGGAAGCACCCGTGGCGGCTATAGCAGCG
- a CDS encoding MATE family efflux transporter has translation MKQTSSIKQKAGQFLHILLPILITQIALSAITFFDTNMSGKFGTNDLAGVAIGTSLWIPIQTGLSGILMGITPIVSHLLGSKRDKEVANQVMQGIWLSLIVSVLVLILGSLALTPILNFMNLEPAVRDIAFRFLGAISFGVIPLFGYTVVRSCIDALGQTRVSMFITLIALPVNVGLNYLLIFGNFGFPRLGGVGAGVASAITYWVIFLIALIFVYQAEPFRSLQIFRKFHAMSLVSLKELLKIGVPIGFSIFFETAVFSAVTLLMSRFDTITIAAHQAAINFASTLYMIPLSICMSLTILVGFESGSGRLKDARQYGIMGIGTAAVLSLLTALVLLFAGNHVAGLYSDDHEVISLIQHFLIYAIFFQISDAIATPTQGVLRGYKDVNPAFVICFIAYWVIGLPVGYLLATYTELGAYGYWIGLITGLGIGAILLLARLVRVQRRFAPEKA, from the coding sequence ATGAAACAGACTTCTTCCATTAAGCAAAAGGCCGGGCAATTCCTGCATATATTGCTTCCGATTCTGATTACTCAGATTGCATTGTCGGCCATTACCTTCTTCGACACCAATATGTCCGGCAAATTCGGCACGAATGATCTGGCCGGCGTAGCCATCGGCACAAGCCTGTGGATTCCGATCCAGACTGGCCTCAGCGGTATTCTTATGGGGATCACACCCATTGTGTCTCATCTCCTCGGCAGCAAGCGTGACAAGGAGGTGGCCAACCAGGTGATGCAGGGCATTTGGCTCTCCCTGATCGTATCGGTGCTCGTGCTGATTCTTGGCAGCCTCGCTCTCACACCGATCCTGAATTTCATGAATCTGGAGCCTGCGGTACGCGATATTGCCTTCCGCTTCCTCGGTGCCATCTCCTTCGGCGTTATCCCGCTGTTTGGCTATACCGTTGTCCGCAGCTGTATTGATGCCCTGGGCCAGACCCGCGTCTCCATGTTCATCACCCTGATTGCCTTGCCGGTCAATGTGGGGCTTAACTATCTGCTGATCTTCGGCAACTTCGGCTTCCCCCGCCTTGGCGGAGTGGGCGCAGGCGTTGCCTCTGCGATCACGTATTGGGTCATCTTCCTGATTGCCCTAATCTTCGTCTACCAGGCCGAGCCTTTCCGGAGCCTGCAGATTTTCCGTAAATTTCACGCGATGTCCCTGGTAAGCCTCAAGGAGCTGCTGAAGATTGGTGTGCCTATCGGCTTTTCGATCTTTTTCGAGACGGCGGTGTTCTCGGCTGTAACCCTGCTGATGAGCCGCTTCGATACCATTACAATCGCTGCCCATCAGGCGGCCATTAACTTCGCTTCCACCCTCTATATGATTCCGCTGAGCATCTGCATGAGTCTGACGATTCTCGTCGGCTTCGAGAGCGGCTCCGGCCGGCTGAAGGACGCACGCCAGTATGGCATTATGGGCATTGGTACGGCGGCTGTTCTCTCCCTGCTCACAGCACTGGTGCTGCTCTTCGCCGGGAATCATGTGGCCGGGCTGTATTCGGATGACCATGAGGTGATCTCGCTGATCCAGCATTTCCTGATCTACGCAATCTTCTTCCAGATCTCCGATGCTATCGCAACCCCGACACAAGGTGTGCTGCGCGGATATAAGGATGTTAATCCTGCGTTCGTCATCTGCTTCATTGCCTATTGGGTGATCGGCCTGCCTGTCGGATACCTGCTCGCCACCTATACTGAGCTTGGGGCCTACGGCTACTGGATTGGCCTCATTACGGGACTTGGAATCGGCGCAATTCTGCTCCTGGCCCGGCTCGTCAGGGTGCAGCGCAGATTCGCCCCGGAGAAGGCGTGA
- a CDS encoding metal-sensitive transcriptional regulator codes for MEYDKAITNRLKRIEGQVRGVLGMLEEGKDCREIVTQLTAIRTAVDRSIGAVIGDNLEHCIQEELTKGNSPEQVIKEAVDLLVKSR; via the coding sequence GTGGAATATGATAAAGCTATTACCAACCGTTTGAAACGTATTGAAGGTCAGGTAAGAGGCGTGTTAGGGATGCTGGAGGAAGGCAAGGACTGCCGTGAGATTGTGACTCAGCTGACTGCGATCCGAACAGCGGTAGACCGCTCTATCGGTGCAGTGATCGGAGATAACCTGGAACATTGTATCCAGGAAGAGCTGACGAAGGGGAATTCCCCTGAGCAAGTGATTAAGGAAGCGGTGGATCTGCTGGTAAAAAGCCGGTGA
- a CDS encoding YitT family protein has protein sequence MVKLRLFGSFLAVLFGSAMIASGFNLFLIPHRLLSGGVSGLAMLAGYFTPFNISLLYLLFNIPLLAAGWFQLGRRFIILSIVSVGATTWLMTVVPVVQVSSDMLLASVFGGVLVGVGAGISFRVGGSSGGFDILGSIITRYRDFPVGSVLVGLNGLVILAAAYFDDNWNLALASMVSIYVTGKVVDLIHISHIKVTVYIITNRTDELLQQLLGLQRGVTKFKTEGAYSHVERDMLMTVTTRYELAELKRIIKTSDPQAFVNIVETVGVMGSFRKR, from the coding sequence TTGGTTAAATTAAGACTATTCGGGAGCTTTCTTGCCGTTCTCTTCGGGTCAGCGATGATCGCAAGCGGCTTTAATCTGTTCCTGATCCCCCACAGACTGCTCAGCGGAGGCGTATCCGGCCTTGCCATGCTGGCCGGTTATTTCACTCCTTTTAACATCAGCTTACTGTATTTACTCTTCAACATCCCGCTGCTTGCTGCCGGATGGTTCCAGCTGGGCCGGAGATTTATCATTCTGAGCATTGTCTCTGTAGGGGCAACAACCTGGTTGATGACAGTCGTGCCTGTCGTTCAGGTATCCTCGGATATGCTGCTCGCCTCTGTATTCGGAGGGGTGCTTGTAGGTGTGGGGGCCGGTATATCCTTCCGCGTAGGAGGCTCTTCGGGCGGCTTCGATATTCTGGGTTCCATTATAACACGGTACCGGGACTTCCCGGTAGGCAGTGTACTGGTCGGCCTTAACGGCCTCGTCATTCTTGCGGCGGCTTATTTTGACGACAACTGGAATCTGGCGCTGGCATCTATGGTGTCCATTTACGTCACCGGTAAGGTGGTCGACTTGATTCATATCAGCCATATCAAAGTTACCGTGTACATCATCACCAACCGGACTGACGAGCTGCTGCAGCAATTGCTGGGCCTTCAGCGCGGAGTTACAAAATTTAAGACAGAAGGTGCTTATTCTCATGTAGAACGGGACATGCTAATGACAGTGACCACTCGGTATGAGCTTGCAGAGCTGAAACGCATTATCAAAACAAGTGACCCGCAGGCTTTTGTTAATATTGTCGAGACTGTCGGTGTGATGGGCTCTTTCCGCAAACGGTAA
- the pfkA gene encoding 6-phosphofructokinase has translation MSNVKKIAVLTSGGDSQGMNAAVRAVVRSAIYFGIEVFGIQRGYQGLLNRDIFPMDLRSVGDIIQRGGTVLQSARCLEFMKPEGQQKGADILNELGIDGLVVIGGDGSYHGANKLSKLGIKTMALPGTIDNDISFTDYTIGFDTAVGVVVDAINKLRDTMSSHERSSIVEVMGRHCGDIALHAGLASGAETILVPEMPYDLNEVADRMKDNFARGKRHSIVIVAEGVGKGEDVAQALKDRHASLDARVTVLGHIQRGGTPTPGDRNLASRLADFAVRKLIEGESDKACGIIKGELVLTDIDKVVNTKKDFNIELYELASRLSQ, from the coding sequence ATGTCAAACGTAAAAAAAATCGCAGTATTAACCAGCGGTGGAGACTCCCAAGGGATGAACGCCGCAGTGCGTGCGGTTGTCCGCAGCGCGATCTACTTCGGAATTGAGGTATTCGGCATTCAGCGTGGATATCAGGGCCTGCTGAACCGCGACATTTTCCCGATGGATCTGCGCAGTGTCGGAGATATCATCCAGCGCGGAGGAACCGTTCTGCAGTCTGCACGCTGTCTGGAGTTCATGAAGCCGGAAGGCCAGCAGAAGGGTGCTGACATTCTGAATGAGCTCGGCATCGACGGTCTGGTTGTTATCGGCGGAGACGGTTCTTATCATGGCGCCAACAAGCTCAGCAAGCTGGGAATCAAGACGATGGCTCTTCCGGGAACCATAGATAATGATATCTCTTTCACGGATTACACAATTGGATTCGATACGGCCGTAGGCGTGGTCGTGGATGCGATCAATAAACTGCGCGACACTATGTCTTCCCATGAACGTTCATCCATTGTGGAGGTTATGGGCCGTCACTGCGGGGACATCGCTCTGCATGCGGGTCTTGCTTCCGGGGCGGAGACGATTCTGGTGCCGGAAATGCCTTATGATCTGAATGAGGTAGCGGACCGGATGAAGGATAACTTCGCACGCGGCAAACGTCACAGTATTGTCATTGTAGCTGAAGGCGTCGGCAAAGGTGAGGATGTGGCTCAGGCGCTCAAAGACCGCCATGCTTCCCTGGATGCCCGTGTTACGGTTCTGGGACATATTCAGCGGGGGGGTACTCCAACTCCGGGAGACCGTAACCTTGCCAGCCGTCTGGCTGATTTCGCGGTCCGCAAGCTGATCGAAGGCGAATCAGACAAGGCATGCGGGATTATTAAAGGGGAACTGGTTCTTACTGATATCGACAAGGTAGTGAACACGAAGAAAGATTTCAATATCGAGCTGTATGAATTGGCTTCCCGTCTATCCCAGTAA
- a CDS encoding putative glycoside hydrolase, with product MNITWALLMMALGGVGVPNQGHEADVAAVLQGAMNPPIVTENTTNPDSASPNGGGTASPAPSPSASPETARIADPQPDAPKVKGIYVTAYSAGGARMETLLALLDKTELNSMVIDIKDDAGYITYKTDNAELQQMGHPQPFIGDISKLMTRLKEHNVYPIARIVVFKDSVLAKKNKELSFVNKDGSVWANKGGDSFVNPYNENVWKYNVDIAKEAVKLGFKEIQFDYVRFPEGFEKRADTLKYTKSDRPRVEIIADFVKYAKAELAPLGVRISVDIFGYAASVPAAEGIGQDFVKISKNVDVISPMVYPSHYSTGWFDVKDPDKDPYATIKGSMVDTHKKLNPLGSYKPVIRPWIQDFTASWLGSGHYVKYGKKQVEDQIRALKDQNIDEFLLWNANNRYTADVKYDQ from the coding sequence ATGAATATCACCTGGGCTTTACTGATGATGGCACTGGGAGGCGTGGGTGTCCCTAATCAAGGACATGAAGCCGATGTGGCAGCAGTACTGCAGGGCGCCATGAATCCCCCCATCGTCACAGAAAACACAACGAATCCGGACTCAGCCTCACCGAACGGAGGCGGCACTGCCTCTCCTGCACCTTCACCAAGCGCATCGCCGGAGACAGCTCGTATTGCTGATCCGCAGCCGGATGCTCCCAAGGTTAAAGGGATATACGTGACTGCCTATAGCGCCGGAGGCGCACGGATGGAGACCCTGCTTGCCCTGCTGGACAAGACTGAGCTCAACTCCATGGTCATCGACATTAAGGATGATGCCGGATACATCACCTACAAGACGGACAATGCTGAGCTTCAGCAAATGGGACATCCCCAGCCGTTCATAGGTGATATCAGCAAGCTGATGACCCGCCTGAAGGAGCATAATGTCTACCCGATTGCGCGGATTGTAGTATTCAAGGATTCTGTGCTCGCCAAGAAGAACAAGGAATTATCCTTCGTCAACAAAGACGGCTCTGTCTGGGCCAACAAAGGCGGAGACAGCTTCGTCAATCCTTATAATGAAAATGTGTGGAAGTATAACGTAGATATTGCCAAGGAGGCCGTTAAGCTCGGGTTCAAGGAAATCCAGTTTGACTATGTACGCTTCCCTGAAGGCTTCGAGAAGCGTGCGGACACTCTGAAATACACGAAGAGCGACAGACCGCGCGTCGAAATCATCGCCGACTTTGTCAAGTATGCCAAAGCTGAGCTGGCACCGCTGGGAGTTCGAATCTCTGTAGATATCTTCGGTTATGCCGCCTCGGTACCTGCCGCAGAAGGCATCGGCCAGGATTTCGTGAAGATCTCCAAGAATGTCGATGTTATCAGCCCGATGGTCTATCCGAGCCATTATTCCACCGGCTGGTTCGATGTGAAGGACCCGGACAAAGACCCTTATGCTACCATTAAGGGCTCAATGGTTGATACGCACAAGAAGCTGAATCCGCTAGGCAGCTACAAACCGGTGATCCGCCCATGGATTCAGGATTTCACCGCCAGCTGGCTGGGCAGCGGGCATTATGTCAAATACGGCAAGAAGCAGGTTGAAGATCAGATCCGTGCCTTGAAGGATCAGAATATCGACGAATTCCTGCTCTGGAATGCCAATAACCGCTATACCGCCGATGTGAAGTACGACCAATAA